Within the Platichthys flesus chromosome 16, fPlaFle2.1, whole genome shotgun sequence genome, the region GACCATGGACAGAAAGGTTACTTAGAGCGGAAGTTgataaacagacagaacatATATCATCATCATAAACTAAGTATAATTTATGGGTTTGTTTCAACATAATAATCATTGCACTACACCAAAATAACACTTACACTTGAGGTTATAAAAGCATGAGGAGAACTTACCCCATAGAAATAAATACCTTGATCCTTTATGGGAACTTCTGTTCTTTCCTTTGAGCTTGTGGCTCTGCACACTCCCTTTTATAGGAAATGAGCAACTTtcactttcattctctctcaTGGTTTATCTGAAAGCACGTGACATCAGATACTTTAATGCTGGCTCACTGGCCTTCTGCATGGTGGATGGgttcttgttttctgtttcaattTAGTGTCtaggtttatttttatttttcatgggtgggggggttaagGTGTGCAATATGAACCAAAGCCATTTAGAGGTGACCAAAGCAGATTAACATAATCGTAACCAATCATGTGAGGATATATTTGTACACACACTTTTGAGAATATAATCAATTAGTAAATTAGATTTACACATGCTTTTCATTCACTTGATGCATTGATTGTTATATCAAAGTGAGAAATCAGCTTTAGCTTGACAGTCACAGTTGTAGTAAGAGTCAGATGTAAGTCCTCATAAGCCTCATGAGGGAGAGACTCTGCAAACAATAACAGGAGAAATTTCTTTAATAGGAAACACTTTGTCAAGAAAGATCGAGATCTCACTGCTTAAAGCATGAGCTAAGAATAGAAAGTAACATGTTTCCTTGTGTACACTGGGAACTaacactttcattttctttttccgcAACCTGAAAAAACTATGTACAGTCTCTGCCTGCACCAAGGATATAGCACACCCTGGTGGTGGACACAGGAAGATCCAAATTGTGTGTTTCATGGTTATGACAGTTAACTGAACTataaccaaaacaaaacaaaaagttaatTATTCTaacaattatataattattgCAAAGTTGTTATTAATCATTTTGTATTACTTCAACATCACCTCAAGTAGTTTCTGCATGTAACATTGTTGGACTGAAACCAGGAGTCCCGATTCCTTCAATGCTTGATCTTTTATTTTCCAcgtcattatttttaattaaaaacttaGCCTTGTTGCACTGAAACATCAAAAAGACAGTTTTGATTTCACTTTGTTGCCTTGCAAATTATCCTCTTAAAATAAAACTAGCACCATAAAAGAAagattttaacttttcttttttccaaagcaaatgatataaaaacaatataaaataacaacagtGTAAATCTGCAATGCTGCAAACAGCGTGGAAGATAGCTTAGAAACTAAGAGTTTTAAGTCTTTtgtttaaaagacaaacatttacTGTATACATTACTGGATAGAAATAATTGGCCAAAAATAATCATGGCCATTTTTGATTCGTAATAGATCAACGTTGTAGAGCAAGTCAAATCACTAATAAGCGACTGCATGAGTAGGTTCTGAGTCCATCTCTTATTCACAGTCAGGATAGTTTCACATTCACTTGTATAAGTAAATGACTCTGTGGCAGGATGGACAGCGATGCTCCACATCTTTGCAGGAATCAATGCAGAACGGGATGCAGCTGCATAGAATACATCTATGAGGAAAACGAAGGGAGTTAGGACTTAGGACAACCATTTTCTCCCTACAACAATAACTTCTAAAACAGGACCTTTTGTATCTTTACAATTTATTATCCCGAGATAAATGACATCATTTCAGATTAAATTTTAATATTTCTCTCTATGTTTTCCATAGGTTACCAACCAATGAAACTATGTGCAACAAGTTTTAATCAAAACGATCAATTTACCCAAAGATGGTGAGGCCGCAGCAGACGGCCCACGTCAGGTGGCCTGCTTTGTGCTCCGTGGTGGTGACCACAGTCTGGTAGCAATAAGGACACAGCATTTGTCCTGGCACATCCTGCAGTGCAGTTGTCACGTCCACATGAGTGACTGGGGatgagaaatgcacagtgcggtgaaataatcaaaaacataaaagcaTTTGCATACATCAACTCACATATAACTTGCTAAACTTAATAATGTATAAAGCAGTATAGTAGTGTATATAAGTTCCTTACACACTAAACAAACAGTTGAGCTTTTTCAAAAGGTATGAAATGAAGAAGGAAAATTAACAACATCTTCTTAAGCAGCAACCTCAGACACAGACCTCCTTGATTAACAACAGGTGGAGGTGAACCCGGTGAGAATCCCGGATGAGGGTGCATTTCTTGCAGATGTACCATACCCCCGTAGTTCATGGGTTGTCCAGAGTATGGTGGAGCTGAGACCTGTTGTGGGTTTCCCTCCTCCATTGCTAGATTTCCTGACTGGATGACAGGAAATTGGAGTATGAATGTATTCAATTCCAATTTTATAACATGTACAGGAAACACATTCTGCCTCACAGTTCAATGAAATTCTTAATTTGCGATACCTCTCAGCAACGTCAAACATCACTAAACATTGTTCACAcaatattttgtaaatgtttttttggcaTTAGGGGCCATGTGGGGAACTGCCCCACCAGatccagatggcgctgttgtgcataaagctcaatacatctgtacttttaggcaaaatatattttattttattttatatgcaaagtagcgtgaatgtgtgtttgaataaacttgactcacaagcattatagtcttgttttggagtcatttgatttgtgtgtgttgctgtctgtgtgcttgctctgtgaTAAGcctctctcttgccgtccgtctctgctccgGGGGCAACAGCCCAaacttaagactgttgccatggaaacaacAATGAGGTGTAAACCACACAGGCCAAAGTTAACATTGGGAGAtgggggggcactttcagatgcgTTCcacgaaatctgcctagcaactcgaCTCGAGTAATGCGAAACGCGACTCCAGCTCccagcctgttgcctgctcggcTTCAACTGAGCTAAAAGGCCAACAGATTATCCCCGATCAGTGAACACGACCTGAGACTATGGAGAGATTTCACTCACACATCAGATGAATAATACGGTTTGATGTACGGCTTGTTCTCCTGACGGAGATGCTGGACatgtctgcgctcccgttttcTGTGGTAACATTAGTTAAaagttattgacccgacatgagCCGGTCCCCCAGCAGAGAGAAGCTTCAGTTTACATTGCCCCAacagtggcggttttgggcacggGCGAACCTGGCAGCCGCCCGGGGCGGCACCTTCTCATGTCACGTGGGGGGCGGCACGATACAAAAAACGTATCTGGCCCGCGAagcggttttctattatctatcatttcactgtgtgtgttattggCAAATTGGCACCCCCTGCAACTGCAGCgcccctgcttgatgctgtgtgagaaaggggaaggggagggggcgcaggggacagttcacctctgggtctCCCAAATGGAACGGACAAGGGGGGGGATCCACTGTATAGAGCAGTGATTATCAAATTGTGTGGCGCGCCCAATGTTTTAACgcccgcatctctttaacggtggagcagtaaacaaatcgctctttcgccgtagACAGGGGTCTGCAACCCGCAGCTCTGAAGAGCCGCCCCACTGCAGTGGCTTactgaacagtgttgtgtgtgtcgcgGACAGCATGgcacatttttttgtcaaaagctactagcgacaaatctagcgactttatctggtgatattggagactttctggtgttttggagactgacgtGAAAGCACGTATGTTCTGCAGTTACTGTCCTCAACGAGCAGCGGGTGCTGTCGTGAGCCCCCCGCCGTCCCAACGCACTCACAGGCGGTCAGTCTCCTAGTAACCTTACGCAAGAGTCCTGcacagtgttgccaactcctcagtaaggaaagtagctattggccgTCCTAAAAGTTCttaagtttagtttagttttcaGGGCCTTGAAAGGGTTCAACTTTTtacatcatcatgcggcgccccaggatgatgtgcgctgtacgatgatgtgcagtgatgatgtgcgccacacaatgatgtgcggtgatgatgatatgccgcaggatgatgtctgcggcatgatgatatgcgccgcatgatgatgtgcggtgatgatgtgcggaGCAGAatgatgtgcaccgcaagatgatgtgcgccacaggatgatgtgcgctgcaggatgatgtgccccgcaCATTGATGTGCgttgatgatgtgcgccgcacatTGAagtaggccatcacttctcaaaataactccatcatcatcatcacagcacataattgtgtggcgcacatcatcttgcggcagacatcatcctgctgcgcacatcatcacagcatATCATCaagcggcgcatatcatcatcaccgcacatagtcgtgcggcgcacatcatcctgcggtgcacatcatcctgcagcgcacctcatcctgcagcacacctCATCGTGCGGCgctcatcatcctgcagtgcacatcatcttgctgcgcacatcatcaccgcataTCATCgagcggcgcacatcatcctgaggcatcatcctgcggcgcacatcatcaccgcgcatcagtgcggcgcacatcatcttgcggcagacatcatcctgtggcgcacatcatcaccgcacatcattgtgcagtgcacatcattCTGTGGCGCATAACATCATCACCCCGCATCATCTTgcgccgcacatcatcctgcggcatcatcctgcagcgcaatCATCGGGCGGCGCACATTATCCTAcactgcacatcatcaccgaacatcatcctgctgcgcacatcatcctgcggcgcacatcatcctttgGCCatatcatcacctcacatcatcgtgcagcgcacatcatcctgcggagcatatcatcatcaacgcacatcatcctgcggcccatatcatcatcaccgcacatcatcgtgccgcgcacatcatcctacagcgcacatcctcctgcggcgacatcatcctgctgcgcacatcatccttgggcgcacatcatcctgtggcgcacatcctcctgcatCGCACATCAtccaatacaggacaaaatcgatttatgtatgtgggtctagatacagcattaaattCATGacgttattttgagaagtgatggcctatttcaatggcaactTGTAACTTATACTGTGTTGCGCTCGGAGAGGGTCTCGCCCGGGGCGCAATTCCATGTGGAACCGCCACTGCGTCCCAACTCTTCTCAGAGTCAAGTTAACCCAGCTGTgcgtgcctgagcccacctgaAGGTGGATCACTGACTTCctgactgacaggaagcagcgGGTAGGGCTAggcaagcttgtctctgacacccggaccattagcactggagccccacagggttgtgtgctctcccctctactcttctctctctacaccaacaactgcacctccagccacccctctgtcaaactcgtgaagtttgccgacgacacaACCCTAATTGGATTAatctccaatggggacgaggccgcctacagaaaGGAAGTtgacagcctggcttcctggtgcagccagaactacctggagctgaacgctttaaaaactgtagagatggtagcagacttcaggaggagcccagcccaaaccgccccctcTCCCTGTGTGACTCCccagtctttcagattcctgggcaCAATCAtcgcacaggacctgagatgggcgAAAAACATCACATCCACCATCAAGATGGCCAGGCATTGGATGTTCTTCTTGcggcaaatgaaaaaaatcaacatGCCGCGGAAAGGGATGGTTGAGTTTTATACAGCCATTtgtgagtccatcctcaccgcATCAATTACCGTCTGgtttgctgcctccactgccaaggacaagggctgACTGCatcggatcattcggtcagccgTGAAGGTCATcagctgtgacctgccggctctcatagatctgttccactccaggaccagtaaaagagcaggcaagatcgttgctgatccttcccatcccggtcaccacctttTTCAGAGACTTCCATCCCGAAAAAGGTTCCTGGctatcaggactaaaacctcacGCCAACTGAACAGTTTTCTGCCCATGGCAgtgggctcacaaacaagccccctgcatcacactgactctgccccccccccccctcgctcttaATTTATCTCCATAACTTATTGTTTCTTACTGTTTATATTGTCtcactgtatatattgttgttttgttattatgtacagtgcaccaacctaACCATGGCAATATccaatatatgcaaatatatgtggcataaaaagaattctgattctgattctgattagaTAGATGGTATTCAGAATACAGTTACATCGTTGAAATCAATGGATACATGACGGTACTTCTGTTACACGAGTTTATCAACAATCTAAATAAATCAATGGAAATGGAGCAAATGCCGCTCGTAAATCCACTGGAGGCAAAgcccccaggaagcagctggccaccaaggCTGCTAGTAAGGGCGTCCTGGCCACCGGCGGCGTGAAGAAGCTTCACCGTTACCGGCCCGGTaccgtggctctgagagagatccgtcgctaccagaaatctacagagctgctgatccgcaagctgcccatCCAGCAcctggtgagagaaatcgcTCAGGATTTCAAGACCAACCTGCGCTTCCAGAGCTCTGGTGTCATGGCTgtgcaggaggccagcgaggctTACCTGGTCAGCCTGTTCAaggacaccaacctgtgcgccaTCCACACCAAGAGGGTTATcatcatgcccaaggacatcaagctggcccgccgcatccccGTGGAgagttactcagattagttaatgtaacggaatacgttaaagattacatttttgggcatgtattcttgtaacggaatacgttttgaaagtattcTTCCCAACACAAGACTTATATACAGACTACAGACTGGTACAGACAATCACCAACAGGAAgtgcagacagaaaacacacaaggaacagagactacaaaataaaacagataacaaaaacacaagtgtgtAAGAAtgtgaaaacaggaaataactcAACCATACACAACAGAGAtttactaaataaacaaaaaacactttaaacagagggagaacctaaacaatagaaaatacCAAACCGTGACAAAATGTACAGCAGTAACAGATATTTTCAAAGCACTGTTATAGTTTTATTGCTACTTTAAATCTTACTAAAGGTGTCAAAATGATGGAGTGTAGTTAAATGTCATGATGTAGAAATACAAAGTGAACTACATGCACCTATACATCAACATTGAACTTAAGAACAATATCTGTAACGTTGAAGAAAAGTAGGTTTCGCTCCGGCCGGATGTGAGCGGTTGACAACAGCAAGTGATTTTATGAGTCATTTCCTTTGTGGGCAACAGAGCCCTGAAAGCACAGTTTAGAAGCCGAGACCTGCTCAGATACTTCTTCAGTGATACAACCAGTATTATTAGTGTATCAGTGCTTCTTTAGTCTGTATTTGAATCATACAGAAATATGCAGTGCCACAGTGTATTCTGCTCGGTCTGCTCGTGGTGAATAGGCCCAGTCAGTCCCTGTGTGTCGTCATCAATCCTTCCTAAATCCATTAGAGCAACATGAGCCACATGCATTTTCATTCACCACAGTATTCGTGCCTTGCCCTGTTTTGTTTGAACAGTgaggctggaaaacacaatgtcaTGAATATCAtaagatatattttattgtacaaatgcttttgaaataaaaacacatatatcCAGACAACATCTGTTCCACAGTGTTGGAATATGTCATTCTAACTGGGTGTATGACTATGCCTCCCTCACAcaaaatcataactttaacaAAATAGCAACAGCATGTCATTGTTATATAGCTTCAAATGTGTTCAATAAGCTTTACCTACCTGTGACTTTCCACAAACAAGAAGGTCTCTTCTGGAGCTGCCTGGTCCTGACTGATTCAGGAAGAACGAGAGTAAAACTGAGAGGGTCCCGGAAGAAGaaatgtaatgaggacattagAGAAAAATAATTAGAGCATGATTGCCACACTGACTGAAAACTAAGTATAGCTACAGCCAACTATAACAATATTATGAATCAACATGTATTGCAATAACATCAAATAACAGAACATCACAATATTGGTCAAACTGAAAACGAATAGAAAGTGTCCCCAGAGAGGTAAAGCGCAGTTTAGAGATGATTATATTATACATAACATATAATAGTTGTCTGTTCATCTCTTTAGCaaaatcatttgtttgtcagatttgaatgtgtttttttaagataaacaaaatGGAGCAGAGATCAAGCAAGGaatgtataatttatttgtaaGAGCAGGTGATGTATTAAATACTGGGAGTATAAACATGAGAGCTTTTGAATCACTCCTTTCCGGCGGCAAGTGAAGGCACCATCACTAAAGCTGAGTTGTTGACCAGATCACTAGATGACGACACAACAAGTTAATGACGTAATGACAGAGCATTGTCCTACTATTGTGCAAAGTCTCAATGAGAGAAATGACATAAAGACATTAGGAACTCATTTGTTacctgaaaatgtatttaataaattaatttcttcCAACTTCATTGATCTACAAATCCTTTGTGGTTAGGAGGCAGCATTACGGAATGAAACAGTTGAAGTTTAGTAATTTTGTAACGGATGTTTAACAAACAAGATTTCGAAATTAATAAAAATTACCTTAAATTAATTTAGGATTATCTCAAGACAAAAAATTGCTGGATTATAAAGGTCTCCAGGATTATTTGACCCTTCAAAACATATATACTGTAATGGTTATGTATATGTACTAGTACATATACTGTAACttcaatttgattttatttgtctATAGAATCAAATCATAAATAAGCAATTATAGATTATAAAAAAGATCAAGACCTTAGAAACTATAGAGAAACCCAAAGTTCCCACTGTAACTCTAACTGTGTAACTTTACTGTAATTGaacatgttttgtatttattcatatgaTTATTTCTTTCACAagaacttttttatttgtatgtctAAATCTTCGCATTGCAGAGTGCAGAGTGCATTATTTAAAATTTGAATGCAAACCATGATTTATGTTTCAATTGTTTAATTGCAGTCTGGCATCGGTTCCCAAAGTGGAGTATgtgaagtggttcagggggtacgcAGGGAgaaaatttgatttgtgttttcaaagtgaaaaagcccattacattttcaaactgagctatGAATAGACATGAAATGGCGGCGGCAGgtacaaacatgaaaaaaaaacggGGGGGTACATAGCTTGAGATTGAAGGTTTGAAGGGGTACGGGACtataaaaagtttgggaaccactgcaaTAGGGGATTTGTTAATATTTACATGAAGGGGTTTATGTTGAATCTTGCCTGCTTgacaaaaacagtaaaaattGGCTGAAAATTTCCTCATTAGCCTACAAATGGCCTACTGTTTTTTTGCCTCAGGGGAATTCATGTTTACTGGTCGTTGAGGAAGTCTTCTCCAAACAAAACCATCTGTTTCAGTGCACACACTATCGTAGTGTTCACTTTGTCATTTGACTCAATTTCATCATTGTAGTTCTTCACAAGGAAGATGCAGTTCATTTGAAGGCCCAGCATCAGGCAGAATCTTTCAACCTAAGTCAAAGTAACAACAATTATGTTGATCAGTAATCGTAAAGCGATGAACAAACATGACATATATGCAGAA harbors:
- the LOC133971533 gene encoding LITAF domain-containing protein-like — protein: MEEGNPQQVSAPPYSGQPMNYGGMVHLQEMHPHPGFSPGSPPPVVNQGVTHVDVTTALQDVPGQMLCPYCYQTVVTTTEHKAGHLTWAVCCGLTIFGCILCSCIPFCIDSCKDVEHRCPSCHRVIYLYK
- the LOC133970959 gene encoding histone H3-like, which translates into the protein MPRKGMVEFYTAISNAARKSTGGKAPRKQLATKAASKGVLATGGVKKLHRYRPGTVALREIRRYQKSTELLIRKLPIQHLVREIAQDFKTNLRFQSSGVMAVQEASEAYLVSLFKDTNLCAIHTKRVIIMPKDIKLARRIPVESYSD